The genomic interval GACATCAGCTCCAAAATGTGTTCTTTCCTATTGACttttagggaaaaaatggggtCTCAAAATTCCCCCTTTCTGTCTGGGAAGAGCCTTTCATGTGGAGCAACGAACAGGGAATATTTGGGGCTGGAAAATGTGGGATTGGGCTGGAAAATGAGGATTTCTGGGTGCTTCTCATGTTTTTTTGGGGAGTGAAGccatggttttggggtgattctgGTGCCAGGTAATGAATCCAACCCCAAATTGTTTGGATAATTTTGTCCTGCCTTATAAAAAAGTCTGAGTGCAGGGAGAGGAGAATGGGAAAAAATCGGTGTCAGGGATAAATCCATGGCTTTGGGGGCTCGAAATTATTAAATTCCAGAGGCAGGTTGTCCCTGGAAGAGCAGAAATATCTTGAAGGATTTTTGGAAACTCCAAATTAAATCCTAGAGTCAGATTTTCCTTGGATCTCTCCCTGGGAGAGCAGGAATTTTTGGGATATTCTTGAATTCCAGAAGCAGATTGTCCGTGGAGAACAGAAATAGGTTTGAGGATTTTTGGGAGCCCCAAATTATTAAATTCCAGATTGTCCCTGGGAGAGCTGGAATATCTTGAAGGATTTTTGGGAGCCCCATCCTGagcacctgggctgtgccaaagGTTTTTCAGGCATTGAAGGCTTTGGAGCAGGGTGTGAATCCTGGTGGGAATTGGGTGGGGAGCACTCCAGGGATCCCACGTTTCAgtgtaattaattaatgaataatTTAATTATTAAAGTGCAGCAAACACTGCTtcagacactcctggagctcttgggctgtgcccattccctggttCAGTGCCCAGCACCTCTGGGGAAGAAACTGGGTCTGATCCACCTAAACCTGGTTCTGATGCCCACCTAAACTGGTTTTTAATGTCCACCTAAACCTGGTTCTGGTATTAAACCTGTTTCTGATACTAAACCTGGTTCTGATCCCTACTTAAACCTGGTTCTGATCCCCACCCAAACCTGGTTTTGATCCCCCCTGAAACTGGTTCTGATATTAAACCTGGTTCTGATTCTTAAACTCAGTTCTGATGCTAAAACTTGTTCTGATACTAAACCTGGTTCTGATCCCCACCTAAACCTGGTTTTAACTCCCCCCTAAATCTGGTTCTGATACTAAACCTGGTTCTGATTTCCCCTAAACCTGGTTCTGATTTCCCCTAAACCTGGTTCTGATACTAAACCTGGTTTTAATGCCCCCCTAAAACTTGTTCTGATACGGAACCTGGTTCTGATCCCCACGCAAACCTGATTCTGATGCCCACCTCAACCTGGTTCTGATACTAAGCCTGGTTCTGATACTGAACCTGGTTCTAATCCCCCCCTAAAACTGGTTCTGATAATAAACCTGGTTCTGATGGCCACCTAAACCTCGTTCTAATGCTAAACCTTGTTTTGATACTAAACGTGGTTGATATCCCACTAAACCTGGTTCTGATCCCCACCTAAACTTTGGTCTGATACCCCATAAATCTGATTCTTATGCCCACCTAAGCCTGGTTCTAATGCCCCTCTAAACCTGGTTCTGATACTAAACCTGGTTCTGATATTAAACCTGGTTCTGATCCCACCTAAACCTGATTCTGATGCCCACCTCAACCTGGTTCTGATGCTAAAACTGGTTCTGATATTGAACATGGCTCTGATCCCACCTAAACCTGGTTCTGATGGGCACCTAAGCCTGCCCCTGAACTGAGGCCACTGGGACGGGCTGGGAATGCTGGACTGGGagtactgggatgggctgggggcactgggaatgctggactgggaacactgggctgggctgggttgaactgggaatgctggactgggagtactgggatggactgggagcactgggccagACTGGGAATGCTGGACTTGTGGGCACTGGGTTGAACTGGcggccccgtgcctcagtttcccccgttgtgcctcagtttcccctctgtgcctcagtttcctccatcatgcctcagtttcctccatcgtgcctcagtttccccgttgTGCCTCAGTTTCGcccccccgtgcctcagtttccccgtggGCAGGGCCCTGTTTGGCCGCCGGGGCCGCACACTCGCTGTTTGTCcgttttctctgtttttctcctCATTCCttgaggtttttattttttttttttaatttttttacattcCCCCTGAAAATTCCAGCCCTTCCCACAACCTCTGGCAGCACAATTTTCCCTCTGTCCTAACTCGCAgactttggatttttttcccttttttttaaaaaattttctttcctttttttttttgaactccGGGTGGTGCCAGTGTCACCCGGAGGACGTGGcaacccaaaatccacccaaaatccacctAAAATCCACCAAAGTTcacccaaaaatccaccccaaaccccacccagaccccccaaaatcccttttccCACCTGACTGTCCCCATGGGGAATATCCAACTTCTGTGTGCTTCAATCCTTGGgggaaaattcagatttttcccATCTaatttttcccagaaaaaaagtggaaaaattcCCTTCAAACATCcagaaaaccccccaaaaaatcctgcaCCCACTTGTCccttatttctccttttttccctgtgtttttaccactttgctggtttttttccctgaaatttcGCCTCCCTCCCATCCAAAACCGCATTTATTTTTAGCAGCCAATTGAGGATGAAGGAGGAgggaaaaataaactgaaaaaaaaaaaaaaaaaaaaagaggaaaaaaaccccaaactcggGATTTTTGTCCTGCTTGGAGTCAGAATTGGAGCTGCAGCCATGAGAGGTGTGGGGCTGTTCTGgccctgatcctgctcccaggtaaaacccaaaaattccgtttatttggggcaatttgggctTTTTTGGGCTAAAATTGGGATCAGAATTGGGATTAAGGTCTGGGAGTTTGAATAATCTGAGTGCAGCCACGTGTGgttccctccttcccttctctctgaatttccaggggggattttggggtaaaattgaccAATTTTGGTAATTTTCCCCCATTTAATTTATTTTGAGGGAGAAAACAccaaaatccctttaaaattCACCAGTTTTGGTCATTTCCccaattaatttatttttgagatgttttggagggaaaaaacaccaaaatcccTTTAAAACTGACCAATTTTGGTCATTTTCCCCCTCCTAATTTATTTTTGAGGGAGAAAGTACCAAAATCCCTTTAAAACCGACCAGTTTTGGTAATTTCCCtccatttaatttatttttgaggGAGAAAACACCAACATCTCTTTGAATTTAGGCCGGGCtcaaggggaaaaaaccaaatttAGAGTGGGCTCAAGGTGGGAAGGGGAATTCCAGAAACCCGGAAATTTGAATGGAAATTCttatttttaatgggaaaaaaatcttatttttaatggagaaaaattttatttttaatggaaaaaaatctcatttttaatggaagaattttatttttaatgaaaaaaaaatctcatttctaataaaaaaaaatctcatttttaatggaaaaaaaatctaatttttagtgggaaaataatctaatttttagtggaaaaatctcattttaaatgggattttttggggaaaaaagccaaaaaagggaatttccacCTCTGCAGGGGTCGCTGAGGGGTTCAACATCGacgtgggcactgccagggtgttCCTGGGGCCAGCGGAGTCCCAGTTTGGATACCGGGTGCTGCAGTGGGGCAGTGGTGGGGACAAGGGGTGAGTGAGAcctgggggaaactgaggcagggatggggaaactgaggcaggagtggagaaattgaggttggaaaagggaaactgaggcaggagcggggaaactgaggcaggaaaggGGGCAGTTAGATggaaaggggaaactgaggcaggagtggAGAAACTGAGTGGGgaatgggggaaactgaggcaggaatgGTGAGGACGGGGGTGGGAAAGGGGAAACTGAGTCAGGAAGGGGAAATTGAGTTAGAAATGGGGAAACAGGCAGGAGTGGGGAGACTGAGGCAGGAaaggtggggagggggtgggaaaggggaaactgaggcaggagtggggaaattgaggttggaaaagggaaactgaggcaggaagggggaaactgaggcaggggaaggaggagaccgagggtggggggggtgggtgcggggaaactgagtcaggaaaggggagaagggaaaggggaaactgaggcagggatggggaaactgaggcagggaaggGGAGGTTGAGGCTGGCCAGGGAAGCacgggaggagcaggaggctaCGGACAGACAGGCGTGGCGGCACAGCCTTGGCACGGcgcccaccccccaaaaaaagtcAAAAAACGTCAAAAAAACCATGGCCAAAGCCGtgctgggggaggggagggggtggtggcaccctcggtgtcccctctgtgtcacccccgCCCCCGGCCGCCATTTTGTCCCCTCAGGCTGCTCGTGGGGGCCCCGTGGGACGGGGACGGCCGAGGGGACATCTACAGGTGCCACATGGAACCCCCGAACTCCTCCTGCGCCAAGGCCAACCTCGGTACCCACggggagggggaaatttggggggtcctgtggggttttggggggcgtCTCTGTGGGTTTGGGGCTCCCTGTGGACTTTGGGTTTCTGGGGATTTAAGGTTTCCCTCGGGAGTTTGGGGGTtctctggggttttgggggttccctGTGGATTTGGGGGGTCGCTGTGGATTTGAGGGGTCCCTGTGGGTTAAGGGGTCCCTGTggactttgggatttttgggggttttggggttccctgggGGTTTGAGGGGTCCCACGTGGGAGCCCAAAACTCCTCCTGTGCCAAGGCCAACCTCGGTACCcatggggggaaatttggggttccctgggggtttgggggggttgtccctgggatttggggttcccagggGTTTGGGGGTCGCAGTGGACTTTGGGatttctgggggttttggggattcccTGTGGATTTGAGGGATGCCCCTCTGGATTTGGGGGTTCCCCGTGAGTTTGGGGGTTCCctgaggatttgggggttccctgTGGGTTTGGGGGTTCCCTGTGAATTTGGGGGTTCCCTGTGGTctgggggatgtccctgtgggtttggggggtccctgtgAATTTGGGGGTTCCTTGGGGTCTGGAGGATGTCCCTGTGGGTTTGGGGGTTCCCTGTGGGTTTAGGGAATATTTTGGGGCTCCCTCAGGCTCTGACCCTCCCCATTCCGGCTGGGGGTGCTGCACTCTGGGGTCCCCCCACACCCCAGACCCtgctgaggttttggggtcccccccctCCCCGAGGCGCTCACCCCCGTttctgtccccgttgtccccaagGCGCTGCGGTTCCGTGGCTCAGCAGCAGCGCCGGGCACCTGGGCATGACCCTGGCCGAGTCCGGGGACGGGGATTGGTGGTgagcggggaaactgaggcacgggcgGGGAAACTGAGTCAGAAAGGGAAACTgagggaggaaaggagaaaatgaaggaggaaaggggaaactgaggcagggaagaTGGGGAGGGGTCAGAAAAGGGGAAACTGAGGGAGGGGGtggagaaactgaggcaggactggggaaactgaggcaggaaaggtggggaggggggaaaaagggatggggaaaaggaAACTGAAGCAGGGAGGGGGAAAATGAGTCaggaatggggaaactgaggcaggcgaGGGGgaaattgaggttggaaaagggaaactgaggcaggaatggtggggaggggtcaggagaggggaaactgaggcaggaaatgggaaactgagggaggagtggggaaactgaggcaggaaaggtggggagggaggaaggggtggGGAAAAAGGAAATTGAAGCAGGGAGGGGGGAAACTGAGGTgggaatggggaaactgaggcaggaatggggggcagtgaggtgggaatggggaaatggggaggggaaGAAGGAAACTGAGGgcgggtggggaaactgaggcagaaaaggggaggagggagggggaaactgaggcaggagtggggaaactgagtcagaggtgggaaactgaggcagggggtGGTGGGGGGGTGGCAATGTCCCTGCTGTGacctcgtgtcccctctcccccaggcctGTGCCCCGCTGTGGTCCCAGCAATGCGGCACCTCCGTGTTCAGCCCCGGCCGCTGCGTCCAGCTggaccaggagctgcagctggtggccaCCATGGCCCCCACGGCCCAGCGTGAGTGGGGTGGGCACCTcctgggagcccccaggccctgccacccccggtgtcacccccggtgtcccctgccaggctgctccaccTTCATGGACATCGTGGTGCTCCTGGACGGCTCCAACAGCATCTACCCCTGGGAGGAGGTGCAGGCCTTCCTGGGGAACGTTCTGGAACGCTTCTTCATCGGGCCGGGGCAGACACAGGTCAGGCCACCTCGGTGTCACCAGGGCTGGGACGGTGTCCCCAGGGCAAGGGGACTGTCTCAGAGCAGTGCTGTTGTCCCTGGGTGATGGCAGCCTTGGGGTGATGGCACCTGGTGTTGCACCttggccaccatggtgtccccaaggctgggGTGGCGTCTCCAGGGCAAGGGGActgtcccagggctgggctggtgtcCCTTGGGTGATGGCATTGTCCTTTGGGTGAGATGGCATTGTCCCTTGGGGTGATGGCCTCGTCCTTGGAGTGATGCCATTATCACCCTGGGGATTTGGGAGGTCCTCGGgatttggggatgtccctgtgggtttGGGGTTCCCTGTAGGTttgggggaggttttgggggtctctCTGGCTCTGACCCTCCCTGTTCCAGGTGGGGGTGCTGCAGTACGGGGAGCACCTGGTGCAGGAgtgggcgctggggcagcaccgtggggatttgggggttccctgTGAATTTGGGGGGTTCTCTCTGGCTGTGACTGTCCCCATTCCAGGTGGGGGTGCTGCAGTACGGGGAGCACCTGGTGCAGGAgtgggcgctggggcagcaccgtggggatttggggattcccatggatttgggggTTCCCTGTGGGTTTGGGGGATGCTCTGGGGTTCTGACTGTCCCTGTTCCAGGTGGGGGTGCTGCAGTACGGGGAGCACCTGGTGCAGGAgtgggcgctggggcagcaccgtggggatttgggggttccctgTGAATTTGGGGGGTTCTCTCTGGCTGTGACTGTCCCCATTCATGGTGGGGGTGCTGCAGTACGGGGAGCACCTGGTGCAGGAGTGGGCGCTGGGCAGCACCCCACAGCCCAGAGCCTGCTGGAGGCCGCGCGGAACCTGACCcggcaggaggggagggagacCAGGACGGCCATGGCCATCCGGGAGGCATGGTGGGATTGGGGGGGAATTGGGGCTAAGATCGGGGTGGGATTGGGGCAAGATTGGGGTGGGATCAGGGtcgggattggggctgggattggtgtGAGATTGgagtgggattggggtgggactGGGTCAGGATTGGaggtgggattggggtgggatcgGAGCAGGATTTGGGAGGATTGGGGTGGGCTCTGGGGTGGGATCAGGGGCAGGACCAGGGTGGGAttagggtgggatttggggcagaTTGGGGGCAGGATCGAGGTGGGCTCTGGGGTGGGATCGGGATGGGATTGGGGGCAAGATCGGGATGGAATTTGGGGCAGGATTGGGGTGGGctctggggtgggatttggggcaggattggaatgggatgggggcaggattgggatggggttgggctgggattggggtgggatttgggctgggatcggggtgggatttggggcaaaatttggggcaGGATCGGGATTGGCAGTGGGGGTGAGATTGGGGCTGGGATCAGAGTTGGGGTTTAGGGTCTGGGTTGGG from Melospiza melodia melodia isolate bMelMel2 unplaced genomic scaffold, bMelMel2.pri scaffold_363, whole genome shotgun sequence carries:
- the LOC134434435 gene encoding LOW QUALITY PROTEIN: integrin alpha-10-like (The sequence of the model RefSeq protein was modified relative to this genomic sequence to represent the inferred CDS: inserted 1 base in 1 codon) — encoded protein: MRGVAEGFNIDVGTARVFLGPAESQFGYRVLQWGSGGDKGLLVGAPWDGDGRGDIYRCHMEPPNSSCAKANLGTHGEGEIWGACAPLWSQQCGTSVFSPGRCVQLDQELQLVATMAPTAQRCSTFMDIVVLLDGSNSIYPWEEVQAFLGNVLERFFIGPGQTQVGVLQYGEHLVQEWALGQHRGGAAVGVLQYGEHLVQEWALGQHLRGAPGAGVGAGQHPTAQSLLEAARNLTRQEGRETRTAMAIREACTESFSPARGGRPGAARLLLVLTDGESHDGDELPAALAECERRNVTRYAIAVLGHYLRRQQDPEDFIREIKFIASDPDEKYFFNVTDEAASTTXVDALGDRIFSLE